Sequence from the Janthinobacterium lividum genome:
GCGATGCCGCAGATGCTGCCCGTGTCCTGGTAATCTTTCCAGCCCGAACCGATGATGTAGCCGCGCACGACTGCCTCGACCATGATCGGTTTCAAGCGCTTGGCCACCACGGCGCGGCCCTTGACTTGCTCCACTTCCTCGGGCGCCACCACGGATTCCGGCGCCACGCCGGTCAGGTGGTTCGGCACGATATGGCCCAGTTTCTCGAACCAGAAGTCGCTCATCTGGTTGAGAACCTTGCCCTTGCCGGGGATAGGCTCGTTCATGACGACATCGAAGGCCGACAGGCGGTCCGTGGTGACGATCAAGATCTTGTCGTCGCCAACGGCGTAGTTGTCGCGGACCTTGCCGTGGCCCAGCAATGGCAGGGAGTGGATGGAAGTCTGATAGAGGCTGTTCATAGCGGGGGAATAGTTGGATGAAACGAAACCGGCAGGCAGGGGATGCCCGCCGGTCGAGAAAATCGGGCACGGAGCATTGCATCCGGCCCGTTCCAGACAGAATTTTACTTCACAATTTGCGACAGCTCGCCGGCCTTGTAGCGCTCGGCCATTTTTTCCATCGTGATGACCTTGATTTTCGACGCCTGGCCTTCGCAGCCGAAAGCCTGCATGCGCGCGCGCACGATTTGCTCGGCGGCGGTGCGGGCTGGCTTCAGGAAGTCGCGCGGGTCGAATTTCGACGGATTCTCGAACAGGTACTTGCGGATCGCGGCCGTCATCGCCAGGCGGATGTCGGTGTCGATGTTGATCTTGCGCACGCCGTGACGGATGCCTTCCTGGATTTCCTCGACGGGCACGCCGTAGGTTTCCTTCATGTCGCCGCCGAATTCGCGGATGATGGCCAGCAATTCCTGCGGTACCGACGAGGAACCGTGCATCACCAGGTGGGTGTTCGGGATGCGCGCGTGGATTTCCTTGATGCGGTCGATGGCCAGGATGTCGCCCGTTGGCTTGCGCGTGAATTTGTAGGCGCCATGCGAGGTGCCGATGGCGATCGCCAGGGCGTCGCACTGGGTGCGCTGCACGAAGTCGGCCGCTTGTGCCACGTCCGTCAGCAGTTGCTCGCGGGTCATGGTGCCGTCGGCGCCGTGGCCGTCTTCCTTGTCGCCCTTCATGGTTTCCAGCGAACCGAGCACGCCCAGTTCCGCTTCCACCGTCACGCCGATGGCGTGCGAGAATTTCACCACTTCACGCGACACTTCCACGTTGTATTCGTACGATGCGACCGACTTGCCGTCCGCTTCCAGCGAACCGTCCATCATGACGGACGTGAAACCCGAACGGATGGCAGCCATGCAGACGGCCGGCGACTGGCCGTGATCCTGGTGCATGACGACAGGGATGTGCGGATACGCTTCGACGGCGGCGTCGATCAGGTGGCGCAGGAACGCTTCACCGGCGTACTTGCGCGCGCCAGCGGACGCTTGCATGATCACCGGGCTGTTGAGCGCATCGGCGGCAGCCATGATGGCTTGCACTTGCTCCAGGTTGTTGACGTTGAAAGCAGGAATGCCATAACCGTTTTCGGCGGCATGGTCCAGCAGTTGACGCATGGATACGAGAGACATGGTAATACTCCAGATAACAATAGAAACCGTTGCGGCGCTTCGCGGTGGTCAATAACCGCGCCGGCGCCTGAATTCTTGGACCTTAGTCGAATTCGCCTACCTTCACAATCTTCAAGGCATTCGTGCCGCCCACCTGGCCCATCGGCTCGCCCCAGGTGACGACGATCATGTCGCCCTTGCGGACGATGCCCTGCGCCACCAGCAGCTCTTCCGCCTGCTTCAGCACTTGCGCGCTGGGGGCGTTCTGCATCAGATGATACGCCCGAACATTGCGGTACAGCGCGGCTTTGCGCAAAGTCGTCACGCTGGGCGTGAGCGCATAGATCGGCGTATCGATACTGTGGCGGCTCATCCACAAGGCGGTGGAACCGGATTCCGTCAGCGCCACGATGGCTTTGACGCGCAAGTGGTGGGCCGTAAACAGCGCACCGTAGGCGATCGACTGGTCGATGCGGGTAAATGTGACGTTGAGGAAATCGGCATCGAGCTTGTTGTATTCGGACTGTTCCGCTTCCACGCAGATGGCGGCCATCATTTCCACCGTCTCGATCGGGTACTTGCCCGAGGCCGTTTCGGCCGACGTCATGACGGCGTCCGTGCCATCGAGCACGGCATTGGCCACGTCGGACACTTCCGCGCGCGTCGGCACGGCGTTGACGATCATCGATTCCATCATCTGCGTGGCCGTGATGGCCAGCTTGTTCGACGCGCGCGCCATCTTGATCATGCGCTTCTGCAAGGCCGGCACGGCCGCATTGCCCACTTCCACGGCCAGGTCGCCCCGCGCCACCATGATGCCATCGGAGGCGTCGAGAATTTCCTGCAGCGCGGGAATGGCTTCCGCGCGCTCGATCTTGGCGATCATCATCGGCTTGTGGTGGTACGGTTCGCCGGCGATATTGGCCAGCTGGCGCGCCATTTCCATGTCGGTCGCGCATTTTGGGAAGGAAATGGCCAGATAGTCGGCCTGGAAACTCATGGCCGTCTTGATATCTTCCATATCCTTGGCCGTCAGCGCGGGCGCGGACAGGCCGCCGCCCTGGCGATTGATGCCCTTGTTGTTCGACAACTCGCCGCCGATCTTGACGGTGGTGTGGATTTCGCTGCCGTGGATGCGCTCGACGATCAGCACGATGAGGCCGTCGTTCAGCAGCAGCACGTCGCCCTTGTGCAAATCGCGCGGCAGGGCCTTGTAGTCGAGGCCGACGCGCTCCTGGTTGCCCAGTTCGCCGTTTTCGCCCCACTTGGCGTCGAGGATGAAGCGCTCTCCCGCTTCCAGCTGAATGCGCGTGTTTTCAAACTTGCCGACGCGAATCTTCGGCCCTTGCATGTCGGCCATGATGGCCACTTCGCGCCCGCACTCGGCCGCCGCCAGACGCACCAGCGCCGCGCGGTCGATATGGTCTTGCGCCTTGCCATGGGAAAAATTCAAACGCACCACGTCGACACCCGCACGTATCATCTTCACCAGGATATCGAAGTCGGTGGAGGCAGGGCCGATTGTTGCTACGATTTTTGTACCGCGTGGCATAGGAGTCCTTGTGCGCGAGCGAAGGTGAGCAAGGCCGGCTCGATGCTGCATCCGGCAAGGTAAAAGCGCAGCGGTCAGGCTGCGCTTGGTATTGCACTACAGTCAGGCTTTATCAGCCAGCACGTTGCATGAGAATTTCTACTGCGGGCAAAGTCTTGCCTTCCAGGAACTCCAGGAAAGCGCCGCCGCCCGTCGAGATATAGCTGATTTTATCGGTAATGTCATATTTGGCAATCGCCGCCAGGGTGTCGCCACCGCCAGCGATGGAGAATGCTTTCGAATCGGCGATGGCCAGGGCCAGGGTCTTGGTGCCGTTGCCGAACTGGTCGAATTCGAACACGCCGACCGGGCCGTTCCAGACGATGGTGCCGGCGGCGGCGATCTGCTGTGCCAGCAGGGCCGCCGTTTTCGGGCCGATATCGAGGATCATGTCGTCGTCCGCCACGTCGGCCACGTCCTTGACGGTGGCAACGGCCGCAGGCGAGAATTCCTTGGCGCACACGACATCGACAGGAATCGGCACTTGCGCGCCGCGCTTGGCCATGATCTCGATGATGGCCTTGGCTTCCTCGACGAGTTCCGCTTCCACCAGCGACTTGCCGACATTCAAGCCGACGGCCTTCATGAAGGTGTTGGCGATGCCGCCGCCGACGATCAGGTTATCGACCTTGTCGGACAGGGCTTTCAAAATGGTCAGCTTGCTCGATACTTTCGAACCAGCAACGATAGCCAGCAATGGGCGGGCGGGCGCGTGCAAAGCTTTCCCCAGTGCATCCAGCTCGGCGGCCAGCAGCGGGCCGGCGCATGCGACGGGGGCAAACTTGGCGATGCCGTGCGTGGACGCTTCCGCGCGGTGGGCCGTGCCGAACGCGTCGTTGACGTAGATATCGCACAATTTCGCCATTTTTTGCGCCAGCTCATCGCTGTTTTTCTTTTCGCCCTTGTTGACGCGCACGTTTTCCAGCAGGACGACCTGGCCGGCAGCCAGGGATTCCAGGCCGGTGCCATCGACCCAGTTTTGTTTCAATGCAACTTCCTGGCCCAGCAGCTCGGACAAGCGGGCGGCCACGGGCGCCAGGCTGTCGGCCGGCTTGAACTCGCCTTCCGTCGGACGGCCCAGGTGCGACGTCACCATGACGGCGGCGCCAGCGTCCAGCGCGGCGCGGATGGCCGGCACCGAGGCGCGGATGCGCGTATCTTCGGTGATCTTGCCACTGTCATCTTGCGGGACGTTCAGGTCGGCGCGGATAAACACGCGCTTGCCTTGCAGTGCATTTTGGGCGATCAAATCTTGCAGACGAATGAAGTTGAGAACAGCTGACATGGCGATCCAGATGACGAGTGGAAGGAAGTGCGCTATTTTACCGCAATGCCCAGCGCAAATCCCCGATTTGTCCTGCTTTACTGAAAAACGTGCAACAGTCGCAAGCCCGTGAAAACCAGCATGCCAAACACGATGGTTTGCAGCATATTGCGGCGGATCACAAAAAAGAGCGTGGCGGCAATACCGGATAACAGTTTCAAATTGGACAATTCAAGGTGCACTTGCTGCCCCTCCATCAGCATGTCGGGCGCGATGATGGCCGCCAGCGCGCAGGCCGGCGCATAGCGCAGCATCTCGCCCACGCGGCGCGGAATGGTGATGTGATGACCGATCAGCCAGAAGGTGCTGCGCGTGGCGGCTGTCGCCACTACCAGCACGGCGATGGCGATCCACACGTCGGCCCTGCCCCAGTCTATGCCGTCAAACATGGCGTTTTGTCCATTTTTCTGTCAACTCTTCCACGGCCATGGCGCTGACCATGCCCACCACCACGGCCACCAGCAAGCCCAGCTTATAGGGCAGGCCGTAGGCCAGCACGGCCACCGTGCCCGCCACCAGCACGCCGCACAGGGCGGCGCGGCTGAGGATCAGCGGCACCGTCACGCACAGGATCGCCAGGGTGCCGGCAAAGCCCAGCCCCCATTCGGCCGGCACGACGGCGCCCAGCACGATGCCGATGAAGGAACCGATTTGCCAGGCCAGCCAGTTGGGATAGATCAAGCCTTTCAGGAAAGGCAGCTTGGCCGGGTCCGGCGTTTCATGGGGGTAGCGCTGCAGGAACAGGCCCACGGTGATGTCGCCCGCCACATAGCCGAGCGCAAAGCGCTGGCGCCACGGCAGATGGGAAAAATGGGGGGCCAGCAGCACGGAAAAGATGACAAAACGCAAATTAACGACGAGGGCCGTGGCAAAGATCACCCACACGGGCGCCTGCGCGGCCAGCAGCGGCAAGGACGCGAGCTGGGCCGAACCGGCAAAGACAAACAGGGTCATGGCCCCCGCCTGCGCGACAGTCAGGCCGCTTTTCACCATGGCCACGCCCACCACCATGCCCCAGGCGGCGATGCCCAGCAGGGTGGGCGCACCCAGGTTCAGCCCGGCGCGCCAGGCGTCTTTCAGCAGGGCATCGTCGCTGGCGGCCGGGACGGCGTTCACACGATGCTCCTGCAGGCGTATTGTGGTAACTGCACAACAATGGTGCGCGGAGAAAGACTCCGCAACGGCGATACCGGCAAGGCAAATCCAGTCAGTGTGGCGCTGCAGCTGCCATATTTCCGCAAAAACCCGCGCCGCAGCCGAAGATGATCGAGCCGCCATTTTAGCCATGATTTTTGCTGTCTGCCTGAATCCGTTAAAATCGTGGTTTTGGCAGCAGCCGACTTCCTTCCATACAGCCTCACGGAGCATGACAAGATGACAAAAACCACCCAGCCAGCGGTCGAACTCGACAGTAAAGACCTGCCAGCCCACTGCCCTAACCCGGCCATGCCGCTGTGGTCGTCGCATCCGCGTGTGTTCCTGGAATTCAACAAGGACGGTATCGCCAAGTGCCCTTACTGCGGCACGGCCTACACCCTGAAGGAAGGCGCCAGCGCCGGCCATCATTAAACTGCCCAGCGGCGCGCCCCCAGCGCGCCGTTTTCATTTACACAGCTAGCTGTACCGATCAAGCCGGAGTCGTCATGAAACGTCTGAAAGAACTCAATGGCAGCGCCGCCGAAGTCGAAGCGGCGTTCTACGATGCCTTGCACCGCGCCGACCTCGAAGCGCTGATGGCGCTATGGGCCGACGATGAAGAGATCGTCTGCATCCACCCGGGCGGCGCGCGCCTGATCGGCCACGCCGCCATCCGCGCCTCGTGGGAAACCATTTTGGCCGGCGGCGGCCTGCACATCGTGCCGGCGCAGCTGCATGAAACGCACAATCTGATGAGTTCAGTGCACACGGTGATCGAAGGCGTCACCCAGGAAGAAGGCGGTCCGGCGCATCTGCTGGCCACGAATGTGTATGTAAAAACGCCGCGCGGCTGGCGCATCGTGCTGCACCACGCCTCCATCGCCCCCGGCGGCGCACCGGCCGACGCCGCAGGGACGCAGATCCTGCACTGATGTCTTTGCCTCTTATCTACAACGCCCCCTACACCGCCCCGCTCTGGCTGCCTGGCGGCCACGCGCAGACGATTTATCCGGCCGTGTGCCTCGCCAAGCCGGCCGTGGCCTTCCGCCGTGAACGCTGGCAAGCGCCCGATGGCGACTTCGTCGACGTCGACCTGGTCGATGGCCAGCCGGGCCAGCCCTTCGTGGTGCTGTTCCACGGCCTGGAAGGCTCGTCGAACAGCCATTACGCGCGCGCCCTGATGGCCGAGGTGGCGGCGCGCGGCTGGTCGGGCGCCGTGCCGCATTTTCGCGGCTGCTCGGGCGAAGCGAACCTGGCGCCACGCTTCTACCATTCGGGCGACGCACAGGAAGTGGACTGGGTCGTGCGCACGCTGCGCCCGCGCGCCACGGGAAAATTTTACGCGGCCGGCGCGTCGCTGGGCGGCAATGCCCTGCTGTGCTGGCTGGGCCAGTCGCAGCACCAGGCCGATTTCATCGATGCGGCGGCGGCCGTGTCCGCCCCGCTGGACCTGGCGCAAGGGGGCAAGGCCCTGTCCTCCGGCGCCAACCGGCTCTACACGCGCATGTTCCTGAACACGCTCAAACCGAAATGCCTGGCCAAGCTGGAACAGTATCCCGGCCTGTTCGCGCGCGACGCCATGCTGGCCGCGCGCGACTTGCACGCCTTCGACAATGTCGTCACGGCGCCCCTGCACGGCTACCGCGACGCCGACGATTACTGGCACCGCGCCAGCGCCAAGCACGTCTTGCACGACATCACCGTGCCGACCCTGGTGCTGAATGCGCAAAATGACCCCTTCCTGCCCGGGCGCT
This genomic interval carries:
- a CDS encoding AzlC family ABC transporter permease, with protein sequence MNAVPAASDDALLKDAWRAGLNLGAPTLLGIAAWGMVVGVAMVKSGLTVAQAGAMTLFVFAGSAQLASLPLLAAQAPVWVIFATALVVNLRFVIFSVLLAPHFSHLPWRQRFALGYVAGDITVGLFLQRYPHETPDPAKLPFLKGLIYPNWLAWQIGSFIGIVLGAVVPAEWGLGFAGTLAILCVTVPLILSRAALCGVLVAGTVAVLAYGLPYKLGLLVAVVVGMVSAMAVEELTEKWTKRHV
- a CDS encoding zinc-finger domain-containing protein gives rise to the protein MTKTTQPAVELDSKDLPAHCPNPAMPLWSSHPRVFLEFNKDGIAKCPYCGTAYTLKEGASAGHH
- the pyk gene encoding pyruvate kinase — translated: MPRGTKIVATIGPASTDFDILVKMIRAGVDVVRLNFSHGKAQDHIDRAALVRLAAAECGREVAIMADMQGPKIRVGKFENTRIQLEAGERFILDAKWGENGELGNQERVGLDYKALPRDLHKGDVLLLNDGLIVLIVERIHGSEIHTTVKIGGELSNNKGINRQGGGLSAPALTAKDMEDIKTAMSFQADYLAISFPKCATDMEMARQLANIAGEPYHHKPMMIAKIERAEAIPALQEILDASDGIMVARGDLAVEVGNAAVPALQKRMIKMARASNKLAITATQMMESMIVNAVPTRAEVSDVANAVLDGTDAVMTSAETASGKYPIETVEMMAAICVEAEQSEYNKLDADFLNVTFTRIDQSIAYGALFTAHHLRVKAIVALTESGSTALWMSRHSIDTPIYALTPSVTTLRKAALYRNVRAYHLMQNAPSAQVLKQAEELLVAQGIVRKGDMIVVTWGEPMGQVGGTNALKIVKVGEFD
- a CDS encoding YheT family hydrolase, producing MSLPLIYNAPYTAPLWLPGGHAQTIYPAVCLAKPAVAFRRERWQAPDGDFVDVDLVDGQPGQPFVVLFHGLEGSSNSHYARALMAEVAARGWSGAVPHFRGCSGEANLAPRFYHSGDAQEVDWVVRTLRPRATGKFYAAGASLGGNALLCWLGQSQHQADFIDAAAAVSAPLDLAQGGKALSSGANRLYTRMFLNTLKPKCLAKLEQYPGLFARDAMLAARDLHAFDNVVTAPLHGYRDADDYWHRASAKHVLHDITVPTLVLNAQNDPFLPGRFLPRSAAPQVTLEYPRHGGHVGFAAGKLPGSTRWLPQRLIHFFEGGNTAPSAPQTCHADGTRTHTENATHG
- a CDS encoding phosphoglycerate kinase — encoded protein: MSAVLNFIRLQDLIAQNALQGKRVFIRADLNVPQDDSGKITEDTRIRASVPAIRAALDAGAAVMVTSHLGRPTEGEFKPADSLAPVAARLSELLGQEVALKQNWVDGTGLESLAAGQVVLLENVRVNKGEKKNSDELAQKMAKLCDIYVNDAFGTAHRAEASTHGIAKFAPVACAGPLLAAELDALGKALHAPARPLLAIVAGSKVSSKLTILKALSDKVDNLIVGGGIANTFMKAVGLNVGKSLVEAELVEEAKAIIEIMAKRGAQVPIPVDVVCAKEFSPAAVATVKDVADVADDDMILDIGPKTAALLAQQIAAAGTIVWNGPVGVFEFDQFGNGTKTLALAIADSKAFSIAGGGDTLAAIAKYDITDKISYISTGGGAFLEFLEGKTLPAVEILMQRAG
- the fba gene encoding class II fructose-bisphosphate aldolase (catalyzes the reversible aldol condensation of dihydroxyacetonephosphate and glyceraldehyde 3-phosphate in the Calvin cycle, glycolysis, and/or gluconeogenesis), whose product is MSLVSMRQLLDHAAENGYGIPAFNVNNLEQVQAIMAAADALNSPVIMQASAGARKYAGEAFLRHLIDAAVEAYPHIPVVMHQDHGQSPAVCMAAIRSGFTSVMMDGSLEADGKSVASYEYNVEVSREVVKFSHAIGVTVEAELGVLGSLETMKGDKEDGHGADGTMTREQLLTDVAQAADFVQRTQCDALAIAIGTSHGAYKFTRKPTGDILAIDRIKEIHARIPNTHLVMHGSSSVPQELLAIIREFGGDMKETYGVPVEEIQEGIRHGVRKINIDTDIRLAMTAAIRKYLFENPSKFDPRDFLKPARTAAEQIVRARMQAFGCEGQASKIKVITMEKMAERYKAGELSQIVK
- a CDS encoding AzlD domain-containing protein; translation: MFDGIDWGRADVWIAIAVLVVATAATRSTFWLIGHHITIPRRVGEMLRYAPACALAAIIAPDMLMEGQQVHLELSNLKLLSGIAATLFFVIRRNMLQTIVFGMLVFTGLRLLHVFQ
- a CDS encoding YybH family protein — protein: MKRLKELNGSAAEVEAAFYDALHRADLEALMALWADDEEIVCIHPGGARLIGHAAIRASWETILAGGGLHIVPAQLHETHNLMSSVHTVIEGVTQEEGGPAHLLATNVYVKTPRGWRIVLHHASIAPGGAPADAAGTQILH